Sequence from the [Clostridium] scindens genome:
CGTGGGAGATAGAGACAAAAGAAAAGTAAAAGAAATTGAAGAGAAAGATGCGGTGCTGCGTATCGCGGTGACGGTAGCCGTCATCCTTTTGGTCATAGGAATCATTGTTGTCGTAGTAAAGGTCCTGAATCCAAAGGCAGATACGCAGAAAGGGCTCCAGAAGCTAAAGCAGATGGAACAGACGGATGTAGCGAAGGTAGATAAGAAGATCCAGAAACTGGAGGAAGCGGAGCGGCAGGCAGACGAGGAGTGGGCCAGCCGTCCGGCAAGCGAGAAGTTTGCCAATGCGCTCGTACTGGGGGATTCCGTCACGCAGGGGCTGTCTGAATTCGGAATCCTGGACGCGGCTTATGTGCAGGCTGACCGCGGAACCGGGGTAAGCGAGGCGGCGGATAATAAGATTGAGGAACATCTTGCCAAAGCAGAAGAATTAAAGCCCCAAGTGCTGTTCCTGGCATACGGGATGAATGATATCGAGGCGACCAGGGGAGATGCCAAGGCTTTTGCCAAAACATATAAGGCGGTGCTTGACCGGCTGAAGGAATCATTGCCAGATACGAGGATATACGTCAACAGCATACTTCCTGTGAAACAGTCAGTGATCGATGAGAACGAATGGTATGGCAACATCGGCGAGTATAATAAGGCGCTGGAGGCGCTGTGCGAAAAAGAGGATGTGACGTTCATTGACAACGGAAGCCTGGTAAAGGAAGAATACTATACGGAAGATGGAATCCATATGCAGCCGGATTACTATACGGAATGGGTGAACCATATGGCGGAGGTCGCAGGTTTGTGATGAAGAAGCGGAAGATAGATTTGCTTAACATATTAAAATATGGAATGGTCGTCGTATTTATCGTCTACATCGTATTTCTCCTGTCACGGGAGGGCGGTAATGAGGTGCCGGTAAAGACGATAAGCAAGAATATCCTGGCTGTTGCCAAGACAGAAGGGATGAAGAAGGGGACGACCCAGGATTTAAAGAAATATTATAGGCTGAATGCCAGCGATTATGACGGGGTCATGCTGTATATTCCGGATGATGTCATGAGCGTGAATGAGATTCTGGTGGTCAAGCTAAAGGACAAGTCCCAGGCCGAGGCCGTGGAAGAAGCCGCAAGAAAGCGTCTGGACACCCAGAAGACAAGTTTCGAGGGCTATGGAGCGAAGCAGACAAAACTAATTAATTCGGCGGTACTGGATAGCAGAGGCTATTATCTTTTAATGGCTGTTTCGGAGGATGCGGACAGCATCTATAGGGCTTTTAAGAAAAGTATGTAGAAGAAGGGTTAGGACGGCATGTTATTCAGTAGTATCGTTTTTTTATTTACATTTTTACCAGTGATATTAATCTTATATTATCTTGTACCAAGACGGCTGAAGAATGTGGTGCTTCTTCTTTGCAGTCTTGTTTTCTATGCCTGGGGAGAGCCAGTATATATATTCCTGATGATATTTTCCATTATATTCAACTATATCAGCGGACTTGACATTGCGAGGAATCTTAAGAACCAGCGCGCGGCCCGGGGAAGCCTGATCTTCAACCTGGTCGTGAACCTTGGAATTCTGGGATTCTTCAAATACGAAGGCTTTCTGCTGGACAGCCTGAACCGCGTGCTGCCGGTGGATATTCCGTACAGGGAGTTAGCGCTGCCCATCGGGATCTCTTTCTATACCTTCCAGATCCTTTCCTATATTATAGATGTATATCGCCAGAATGTGAAGGCGCAGAAGAATTTTATGGACTTTGCCCTGTATGTGACCATGTTCCCACAGCTGATCGCAGGCCCGATCGTAAGATACTCGGATATTGAGAGGCAGCTGCATTCCAGACAAGAGTCCTTTCGCAAATTCGGCGACGGCGCCATGTTCTTTATCCGGGGTCTGGCAAAGAAGGTACTGCTGGCGAATACCATTGGCATGGTATTTACAGAAGTCACTTCGCTGGAACCGGGGAAGATGTCCGTACTCAGCGCATGGCTTGGGTGCGCTGCGTATACCTTCCAGATATACTTCGACTTCAGCGGATATTCGGATATGGCAATCGGACTTGGCAAGATGTTCGGGTTCGAATTCCTAAAGAACTTTGATTATCCGTACATTTCCAAAAGCATTACGGAATTCTGGCGCAGATGGCACATTTCTCTGAGCACCTGGTTCAAGGAATATCTATACATACCTCTGGGGGGAAACCGGGTAAGCACGGCGAAGCATATCCGCAATCTGCTGGTTGTCTGGTTCCTCACAGGACTATGGCATGGGGCAGCCTGGAACTTTGTGGCGTGGGGACTGTATTATGGAATCCTGCTGATTATTGAGAAGTATTTTCTTGGGAGATTCCTTGAGAAACTGCCAGGAGTATTGCGCCATATCTACAGCCTGCTTCTGGTGATGATCGGCTGGGTATTCTTCTTCAGCCCCGGCCTTGGAAATGCATTCGGGTACCTGAAAGTAATGTTTGGGGCAGGCGCCCATGGCTTTATCGACAAGGAAGGCCTGTATCTATTCTTTACGAATGCAATTCTGTGGGTAGTCCTGGTTCTTGGCTCTACCCCTTTGGTGCACCGGACGTACGAAAGACTGCTTGAACGCAAAGGCCAAGTAAGAATGGCTGTAGGATGCATCCTATATGGCATGATGTTTTTGCTGTGTGTGGCATATCTGGTGACAGAGACTTACAACCCATTCCTGTATTTTAGATTTTAGGAGACGCAATGAAACAGACGAGACAGCGAAAGAAGGGAAAACTGTATAATAGGAAGGCCATGGCGATACTGTTCATCGGGTTTTTGATGTTATTCTGCCTGGTGAACGTGCTTGTCAGAGATAAGGAATTCTCCGAGAAGGAGAACCGCATGCTGGAGCAGAAGCCGAAACTATCCTGGACGGGAATCGAGAGCGGGAGATATATGAAGCAGTATGAATCCTATAAGTCGGACCAGTTTGCCGGAAGGAACTTCTGGGTGGCATTTAAGACGCGGGTGGATCTGATAGCCGGAAGACGGGAGTCTAACGGCGTGTTTAAGGGAGATAAGAAGTATCTTCTGGAAGATATCGCCAAGCCTAATCAGGAGCAGATGAAGCAGAATCTGAAGGCTATCCGGGAATTTGAAAAAGAGTATAAAGATATTCCCATGTATATGATGCTGGTTCCCAATGCCGCCAATATTCTTTCAGAGAGGCTGCCTAATTTTGCGGTAACGGAGAATCAGGAAGCTACATTTGATGCGATCAAAAAGACTTTGGGAGATAAGATCACCTGGGTGGATGCAGGCAAGGCTCTGAAAGCCCATAAGAAAGAAGAGATCTATTATCATACGGATCATCACTGGACCACGCTTGGGGCATACTATGCATATGAGGAATTGGCCAAAACGATGAAGCTGGATACCGGGAAAAGCCCGAAACTGAAAGCATATGCAGTGACCAATGCGTTTAACGGAACTCTGTCAGCCACCAGCGGATATGAGACAGGCTACGAGGAGCCTATCTATATCTATGTTCCTAAGAAAGAAAAAGAGGCGACGCAGGTGGTGGTCAGTTATGTAGACGAAAAGAAAAAGACCGCCACATTGTACGACCGATCGAAGTTGCAGGAAAAGGATAAGTACGCGTTATTCCTGGGTGGCAATTATTCCATGATAGATATCAGGACTACGGCGGATACCACGGACCGGCTGCTGGTGATCAAGGATTCTTATGCCAACTGCCTGATCCCATTCCTGACGCCTTATTACAGGGAGATAATCGTTCTGGATCCCCGCTACTATTACGGCGATATCAAGGAAGTCATGAAGGAAAATAAGATAACAAGCGTGCTGTTTCTGTATAATGGAAATACTTTTGTAGAAGATAACAGTATAAGTGGAGTATTGCAAAATGGTGAGACTGAATAAATATCTAAGCGACGCTGGCGTCTGTTCCAGAAGAGAGGCCGACCGGCTGATCGAGAGCGGCCAGGTGAGGGTGGATGGACAAAGGGCTGTTCCGGGCATGAAGGTTGCGGATGGCCAGGAAGTAAAAGTCGGAAAAAAAGTAATAAAAAGCAATACGGAAAAAATCGTCCTGGCGGTGAATAAGCCTGCCGGGATTGTTTGTACGGAAGATGTCCGGGAAAAGAAGAATATTATCCGGTATCTGAAGTATCCGGTCCGAGTCACTTATGCGGGACGGCTGGATAAAGATTCGGAGGGACTGCTGATCATGACCAATGACGGGGACCTGATCAACGGGATGATGCGCGCCCGGCATGGTCATGAGAAGGAATACAAGGTGACGGTGAACAAGCCGGTGACGGAAGATTTCATCAGCAAGTTGAAAGAAGGCGTCAGGATCGTAGATAAAGAGAAGCAGCTTGACGTGGTCACCCGGCCATGCAAGGCGGAAAAACTTGGAAAATATACCTTCTCGATAACGCTGACCCAGGGGCTGAACCGCCAGATAAGAAGGATGTGCGAGGCTCTCGGATACAAAGTGGAAAGACTGGTAAGAGTAAGGATTATGAATATAGAACTGGGCAGCCTGAAGCCAGGCGCCTATCGAAAATTGACAGAGCAGGAGTTAAAGGAATTATATGGACAAGTCAAAGAAAGCCAGAATGCAGGAATTAGTAGAACTTCTTAATAAGGCAGGACGCGCCTATTATCAGGATGCCGAAGAGATCATGAGCAATTATGAGTATGACCGGCTGTACGATGAACTTCTGAAGCTAGAAGAAGAACTTGGACTCACCCTGTCCAACAGCCCGACAGCGAATGTCGGCTACGAAGTATTAAGCGAGCTGCCAAAAGAGCGGCATGAAAGACCCATGCTGTCCCTGGATAAGACGAAGGACGTCGAAGAACTGAAAAGATTCGTGGGAGATCAGAAGGCGCTGATGTCCTGGAAGATGGATGGGCTGACCATCGTCCTGACTTACCGGGAGGGCAGACTTTTTAAAGCGGTTACCCGGGGAAATGGAGAGGTAGGCGAAGTAGTCACCAACAATGCCAGGGTATTTAAGAATATTCCTCTGCAGATTGCCTACCAGGGCCAATTAATCTTAAGAGGCGAGGCAGTCATCGGATATAAAGACTTTGAGAAGATCAATGAGGAAATCGAGGATGTGGATGCCAGGTACAAGAACCCAAGGAATCTTTGCAGCGGCTCCGTCCGGCAGCTCAATAACGAGATAACGGCAAAGCGTAATGTGAAGTTTTACGCTTTTTCTCTTGTGGAAGCAGAAGGGGTAGACTTTTATAATTCCAGAGCCAGGCAGATGAACTGGCTGATGGAGCAGGGATTTGAGGTGGTAGAGTTTCAGGAAGTAACCCAGGATACGGTGGAGGCTGAAGTTCTTAAATTTTCAGAAAAAATCGCCCAGAATGATTTCCCATCCGATGGACTTGTGCTAGTATATGATGATATAGCGTATGGGCAGTCACTGGGCAGGACATCCAAGTTTCCAAGGGATTCGTTCGCTTTTAAGTGGGCGGACGAGTTAAAGGAGACAAGGCTTTTGGAGATCGAATGGAGTCCGTCACGGACAGGGCTTATTAATCCCGTCGCTATATTTGAGCCTGTTGAATTAGAAGGAACCACCGTAAGCCGTGCCAGCGTCCACAATATCAGCATTATGGAAGAACTGGAACTAGGCGTAGGCGATACCATTGAAGTATATAAAGCAAATATGATCATTCCCCAGATTGCCAGGAACTTAACGAGAAGCGGAGTCAAGGATATTCCAAAGAACTGTCCGGTCTGCCAGGGGCAGACGGAAGTCCGGCAGGTCAGCAACGCCAAGGCATTATACTGCATCAATCCAGACTGCCAGGCAAAGCATGTCAAGTCCTTTGCCCTGTTCGTCAGCCGGGATGCGTTAAATATTGAAGGATTATCTGAAGCAACACTGGAAAAATTCATTTCAATGGGGTATATTAGAGAGTATGCGGATATTTTCCATCTGGACCGCTATCAGGAAGAGATTCAGACCATGGAAGGATTCGGCGAAAAGTCATACCAGAATCTGATAGACAGCATTGAGAAAGCCAGGACCACAACCCTTCCAAGGGTAATCTACGGCCTGGGAATCGCGAACATCGGGCTTGCCAATGCCAAGATGATATGCAAAGAATTCCAGTATGATCTGGAGGCAATGCTCAAGGCTACGGTAGAAGAGTTGAACGCCATATCCGGCATTGGGGAGGTAATCGCGACCGCGTTCGTGGATTATTTTTCCGACAATGTTCACAGAGAAAGACTGCGCAATCTTCTTGCGGAACTCATAATTCCAAAGGAGGAAGCAGACAGCGCTGCCCAGATATTTAATGGGGTCAACTTTGTAATTACAGGCAGCGTGGAGCATTTTGCGAACCGCAATGAAGTAAAGGAATTGATCGAAAGCCTGGGAGGCAAGGTGACAGGTTCGGTTACTTCCAAGACCAATTATCTGATTAACAATGATGTGACAAGCACATCGTCCAAGAATAAGAAAGCAAACGACCTTGGCATTCCGATCATATCGGAAGAGACCTTCCTTAAGATGGTGGAAGAAGGCCGGGACAAGTAGAAAGAAGGGAAGAAGATGTCTGATCAGGACAATAAGAACGAGAATGAAGTTGAGAAAGTAGAAGATACGCAGGTAGAAGTAGAAGATACGAAGAAGGATGACGATGAATATGAGAAGGTATGCTTCATATGCAGGCGTCCGGAGAGCGTTGCAGGCAAGATGATAGAGCTGCCAAATAATATCTGCGTGTGCAGCGACTGTATGCAGAAAAGTTTCGACGCCATGAGCAATGGGCAGATCGACTACAGCCAGCTGATGAATATGCCGGGGGTGCAGATACTGAATATGGCTGATATGGAGCAGAATATCCCCAAGCAGCAGAAAGTTAAGAAGAAAAAAGAAGGGGAGGAGAAAAAGCCTTTGATTAATATCAAGGACATCCCTGCTCCTCACAAGATCAAGGCAAAGCTGGATGACTATGTGGTGGGACAGGAATATGCCAAGAAGGCTATGTCCGTCGCGGTCTATAATCATTACAAGCGGGTTGCTACGGATACGATGGATGATATAGAAATTGAGAAGTCCAACATGCTGATGATCGGGCCTACCGGTTCCGGCAAGACCTATCTGGTCAAGACGCTGGCAAGGCTTCTGGATGTGCCTCTTGCTATTACGGATGCCACATCTCTAACGGAGGCGGGCTATATAGGAGATGATATCGAAAGCGTCGTATCCAAGCTCTTGGCGGCAGCTGAAAATGATGTAGAGAAAGCAGAACAGGGAATCATCTTTATCGATGAGATTGATAAGATTGCCAAGAAGAAGAACTCCAGCCAGCGGGATGTAAGCGGCGAGTCTGTACAGCAGGGAATGCTCAAACTGCTGGAAGGAAGCGATGTCGAAGTGCCGGTAGGCGCCAACAGCAAGAACGCTATGGTGCCGCTTACGACGGTGAATACGAAGAATATCCTGTTCATCTGCGGAGGAGCGTTTCCGGATCTGGAAGGTATTATCAAGGAACGTCTGACCAAACAGTCCTCCATTGGATTCGGAGCGGATCTTAAGGATAAATATGACCATGACAAGACGATACTTGAGAAAGTGACGACGGAGGACCTTCGCAATTTCGGAATGATTCCGGAGTTTTTGGGGCGTCTGCCAATCGTATTTACGCTTCAGGGCATGAATGAGGATATGCTGATCAAGATACTCAAAGAGCCTAAGAACGCAATTTTGAAGCAGTATCAGAAACTTCTGGCGCTGGATGAAGTGAATCTTCTTTTTGACGACGGCGCGCTGGAGGCGATTGCCAAAAAGGCAATGAAGAAAGACACCGGGGCGAGGGCGCTTCGGGCAATTATAGAAGAGTTCATGCTGGATATTATGTATGAGATACCGAAAGATGACAGCATTGGCCAGGTGACCATAACGAGAGAATACATAGAAGGGACGGGAGGGCCTCTTATCATGCTGAGGGGCCAGGACGTGGCAAGGATACAGTAATGAGTGATTATAGTTATCTATTGGATTTGGCAGTTATATTGCTGTGTACAAAATTATTGGGATTGGCAACAAGAAAGGTACAGATGCCGCAAGTCGTGGGGGCGCTTATGGCCGGACTTATCTTAGGCCCGGCCATGTGCGGCGTGTTGACGGAGACAAACTTTATCAAGGCAGTGGCGGAACTGGGAGTAATCGTCCTGATGTTTTGTGCCGGCCTGGAGACAGATATTAAGGAATTGAAGGCCAGTGGAAAGGCATCCTTTATCATTGCGCTCTGTGGCGTGCTGGTGCCGCTTGCCGGCGGATTTGCCCTGGCATATTTCTTCAACAAGCCGGGCATGATCGCATCGGATGCAGGTGGAAGCATCTTCCTCCAGAATATCTTTATTGGTATCGTGCTGACGGCTACTTCCGTAAGTATTACGGTTGAGACGCTGAAAGAATTAGGAAAGTTAAAGACGCGATCTGGAAATGCGATCCTTGGAGCGGCGATTATTGATGATATCCTTGGAATCATAGCGCTGACGATCGTTACAAGCCTGGCAGATTCCTCCGTGAAACTTTGGGTCGTGCTGCTGAAGATCGTGGGCTTCCTTGTCTTTTCCGCAGTTGTCGGCTTTATATTCTATAAGGTGTACAAGGAATGGACAGAGTCCGCGCCCAAAAATCTGCACAGGCATGTTATCATTGCTTTCGTATTCTGCCTTCTGATGGCATATACAGCGGAAGAATTCTTTGGCGTAGCGGACATTACCGGCGCGTTTTTGGCAGGCCTTATTATATCCAATACCCAGAGATCCGTATTCGTGGAGACAAAGTTTGATACGCTGTCCTATATGCTGCTTTCTCCCGTGTTTTTTGCCAGCATAGGACTGAAGGTAGTATTGCCCAAGATGTCGCTTACCATCGTCATATTCTCCCTGCTGCTGATCATCGTAGCGGTAATTACGAAGATCATTGGCTGCGGGCTGGGGGCTAAGGCGTGCGGGTACAAGCCTTACCAGTATAAGCGGATTGGCGTGGGAATGGTCTCCCGTGGAGAGGTGGCTCTGATCGTGGCAAGCAAAGGAGCCTCACTGGGACTGCTTGGGACGGCCTTCTTAGGACCGGTCATTATCATGGTGGTAGTTACAACGATTATTACGCCTATATTGCTGAAGATTGTATTCAAAAAAGGCCCGGATCTGCCTGTCCCGAAGGAACAGGAGGTATCCAGCTACTACGAAGACGCGGCCATCCTTCGCGGAGAAGCCAAATAATCTGACATATGGAATAGAATGCCTCATATACTTATTAAAAAGTATATGGGGTATTTTTATGGATGGAGAAACATGCCGGGATAAGATTCTGTCAGAGGATTACTGGGATTTTCTGATCCCAAATTTTCGGATGGATGACTTGGACCAGGTGCCGCCGGAACGGTCCTGCTACCAAGAGATGGACTTTGGCTATCGCGCGGTTTATATTGATAACAGCATACTGCCTCCGCTTACAATCCGGGAATACTGGTATAATTCTATCCCGAACTGCTATGCGCTTCTGGATATGGAGACTTTGAACATAGCAGGAATCAGTGCGGTTCAGAACTATCCGACGCTTCAGCTGATGGGGAGCAACGTGATGATTGGTTTTCTAGATACAGGTATTGACTATAGGAACCCGGTATTTACAAATATTGACGGATCAACAAGGATCGCAGGGATATGGGATCAGACGATCCAGGATGGTACGCCTCCGGAAGGACTTGATTATGGGAGCGAATACACGGAGGATAGGATCAATGAGGCTCTCCGCTCCGAGAATCCGCTGGATATTGTGCCCAGCATGGATATGAATGGACATGGGACCTTTCTTGCAAGCGTGGCAGCTGGAAGCGCGGACGTTCCAAACCGCTTTCTTGGAGCTGCGCCCGAATCCACGATTGCCGTTGTAAAATTAAAGCCTGCAAAGAGTTACTTGAAGGATTTTTATGCCATACGCAGCGATGCGGTCTGCTTTCAGGAGAACGATATTATGCTGGGACTGAAGTACTTGAACGATCTGGCGCGGGAAAGGAATCTGCCTCTTGTCATGTGCATTGCCCTTGGAACCAACTTCGGAGGGCATAATGGGACGTCTCTGCTGTCTGGCATGCTGGATGCCTATTCCTATATATTAAACCGCAGCGTAGTAATTGGCACTGGAAATGAGGCGGCCAAGCGGCATCATTTTTACCATATGCTGGATGGAATTAACGAAGAGACTAGCGCGGAGATTCGCGTAGGAGATGGCGTGGAAGGCTTTGTTACCGAATTATGGACGATGCTTCCCAATGTGGTGACGATTTCCATCACTTCGCCCTCCGGGGAACGGACAAGGCAGATATCCATAAGGCAGGGAGACCGGTATAATCTGAGATTTGCCTTTGAGAAGACGGAGGTATCGGTCGAGTACCGTCTTCTTTTGGAAAATAACGATTCCCAGCTGATATTTCTGCGGTTTCAGAATCCTGTGCCAGGCATCTGGCAGATCAATGTGGAGCCTGTTCAGATTGCAGAGGGAGATTTTCATATCTGGCTTCCAATTCAGGAGTTCCTGTCCGGCGAAGTCTATTTTCTGGAATCCAATCCCGACACGACGCTTACGGAACCAGGAACCAGCAGATCAGCAATGACGGTGGCCTATTATAATGGGCGGGAGAATGGAGTTGATATTAATTCAGGGAGAGGTTATACTAGAGATGGATTAGTCAAACCTGATTTCGCAGCGCCTGGGGTGATGGTTACAGGTGCGGGATTAAACGGACGATTCGTTACCAAAAGCGGTTCAAGCATATCTGCCGGGATCACGGCAGGAGCGGTGGCGCTTCTGATGGAATGGCTGCTGAATGAGCCGGGAGCGCGCGGCGTGAACTCCAGCCAGATAAGAAGCATCATTCTGCTGGGCGTAAACCAGAGGCCGTCAATGGAATATCCGAACAAGGAATGGGGATATGGAACACTGGATCTGTATCGTGCTCTAGATACGCTGCGGAGAATATAAATGATAATATCAAAGGATAAAAGGAGAAGAAAAGATGGCAGATTTTTTTGAAGAATTAGGGAAACGAATCTCAGATGTGGCAAGCGATCTGGGAAAGAAGACGGAAGATACCATTGAGATCCAGAAGATCAAAGGAGACATCCGCTCTTTGAAGCGTGCGAATGACAGGGATCTCATGGATCTGGGACGCATGGTATATGACAAGTTCCAAAAAGGAGAGATTCCGGATACCGATTATATCGAACTCTGCGGCAACATTGAGAAGCGCGAGGAAGAGATTGAGAAACAGGAAGAAGAGATTGTAAGAATCAAAGAGGATATATAGATGCTATCATTAATAGTTGCCGGCACATTTACAATACTGCTGGGCCTGGATGTGCTGCTTAAGCAGCACGTAGAAGAAACTATCAGGCCCGGGGAAGAAAAAGAACTGCCGGGAGGAAAAGTGGTCATACGCAAGGTGTATAACAAGGGATTCCTGCTGAATTCCCTGGAAAGCCATCCTGCGCTGATTAAGACGGTATCCATCCTGGCGGGGGCAGGCGTGCTTGCATGCGGCGCGTGGACATTTGCCAGAAAAGGACATTTCACTGAGAAACTGGGCATGGCTATTCTGGGGGCAGGCGCTTCCAGTAATATATTTGATCGGCTATCAAGAGGGAAGGTCATTGATTATATCGGAATCAGGAGTAAAAATCAGTTTCTTGCAAGGCTGACGGCCAATCTGGGGGATTTCTATATCCTTCTGGGGGCAGTCTTGCTGGCGCTGAAAAATGGAAGGAAATAGGGCGTACGTACATATGAGACAGGGAAAGATATTCTGGTCGATATTAAAAAGAACCCATGCTGATAAGATCGTAACGGGATTTGGAATGTATTTTTTGATAAGCGCGCTTGTCATTATGCTGGCGGAGCTGGGGATCCATCGGTATGGAGAGTCTATCTGGTACTGCTTTTCCGTAATTACGACGATTGGATTCGGGGATTTTACGGCAGTGACTGTCATTGGAAGGACTGCCTCAATCATACTGGGCCTGTATGGGGTCATCGTGCTTGCGATCATACCAGGGATTGTCGCCACTTATTACATGGAAGTGGTGAATTTCAAAAATGGGGACAGCGGGGAAGCTTTTATGTACAAATTGGAACATCTGGATGAATTGTCCAAGGATGAATTAAAAGAGATATCCGAGAAGGTGAAGAGCCGTAAGTTTAAATTATAAGAGGCAATGGCGGCATTGCCTCTTTTCTTTATAATCTGCTATAGGCAGAAGAATTCTTTTACCTGGCCCAGTATAATTCCCATAAGCCTGGTTCTGGACTCGACGCTGGCCCAGCCCACGTGAGGAGTGATGAAAAGTTTTCTGCTGTCTGTAATGCGAAGCAGAGGATTGTCCGGACTCATTGGCTCCGTACAAAGTACATCTAAGCCTGCGGCGGCAATCTCGCCTTGCTCCAGGGCGGCAGCAAGATCCTGCTCGACAACGATGGGACCTCTGCCAAGGTTCAGAAAGATGCAGGTTTTCTTCATCTTCTGAAATGCCCGGGCATCAATCAAATTTTCCGTATGCGCATTGAGCGGCGCGTGTACGGAGATAATATCGGAAGAGGCAAGCAAAGTATCGAGGTCTACCTGATGGTAGCCATCCTGTGGGGCGCTGCCGGAGGGAGAGGCGTAGATGACATTTAGCCCAAAGGCCTCCGCAATAGAGGCTACCCGCCTGCCGATATTGCCAAGCCCGATGATCCCAAAGGTCTTGCCATGCAACTCATAAAACCGTTCTTCAAAGTGCGTAAAGATCGTATCATTGGTATAGCGGCCTTCTTTTACATAATCATCATAGTACCGAAGTTTCTCAAGCAGGAAGAGCAGCATTGCAAAGGTGTGCTGCGCGACGGATTCCGTTGAATATCCGGCAACATTCCTCCATGCAATATTGCGGCTTTTTAAATAGTCCTTATCCAGATTATTGGTTCCTGTGGCAGTCACGCAGACCAGCTTCAGGTTTCGGGCCTTCCCAATAGTAGATTTATTTACCTGTATCTTATTTACAATTATTACATCGGCATCTTCGACCCGCCCAGGGACTTCCTCGGAAGTAGTGAAAGGATACTTCACCACCTCGCCTAGCTGGTCGTAGCCGGACAAGTCGATGTCTTCGCCAATGGTCTTTACATCCAGGAACACGATTTTCATAAAACAAGCCTCCCTTACATATTCATTTATCAGTATATTGGAAAATTATATCACAGGAAACTGATTAGGAAAATAGAATACTTAGAATCGGGTATGAAAAAAGCGGGTGATGGGAATCGAACCCACGTATCCAGCTTGGAAGGCTGGTGTTCTACCATTGAACTACACCCGCATATCGGGGTGACAGGATTCGAACCTGCGACCTCCTGGTCCCAAACCAGGCGCTCTAGCCAAGCTGAGCCACACCCCGTAGTAACTTATCTGATTGTGAACGTTTCACGCTGTGAACGAAATAAATAATACCATTTTTGGAAACAAATATCAAGAGTTAATTGCAAAGAATGTTAAAAAAATGCCAGCCATGAAGTATCCCATGGCTGGCATTCCCTCTTATTCTCCTCCCGGGCCGTCTTTCCTAGGCCGCTCGGATTCTGGCAGCGGTTCCACTGCCTTTGTAGGATTCAGACGTTCGTCATTGGATTCCTTATCCTTCTGCTTGTCTGAAATCGTTGGAATAGGTGCTTCAACTATCTCTATCATGCGTAATCCTCCTTGCCTATTCTGCCTCTCCCTCTGCCACGATATCT
This genomic interval carries:
- a CDS encoding signal peptidase II, with amino-acid sequence MLSLIVAGTFTILLGLDVLLKQHVEETIRPGEEKELPGGKVVIRKVYNKGFLLNSLESHPALIKTVSILAGAGVLACGAWTFARKGHFTEKLGMAILGAGASSNIFDRLSRGKVIDYIGIRSKNQFLARLTANLGDFYILLGAVLLALKNGRK
- a CDS encoding potassium channel family protein → MRQGKIFWSILKRTHADKIVTGFGMYFLISALVIMLAELGIHRYGESIWYCFSVITTIGFGDFTAVTVIGRTASIILGLYGVIVLAIIPGIVATYYMEVVNFKNGDSGEAFMYKLEHLDELSKDELKEISEKVKSRKFKL
- a CDS encoding D-2-hydroxyacid dehydrogenase, whose translation is MKIVFLDVKTIGEDIDLSGYDQLGEVVKYPFTTSEEVPGRVEDADVIIVNKIQVNKSTIGKARNLKLVCVTATGTNNLDKDYLKSRNIAWRNVAGYSTESVAQHTFAMLLFLLEKLRYYDDYVKEGRYTNDTIFTHFEERFYELHGKTFGIIGLGNIGRRVASIAEAFGLNVIYASPSGSAPQDGYHQVDLDTLLASSDIISVHAPLNAHTENLIDARAFQKMKKTCIFLNLGRGPIVVEQDLAAALEQGEIAAAGLDVLCTEPMSPDNPLLRITDSRKLFITPHVGWASVESRTRLMGIILGQVKEFFCL